Proteins encoded within one genomic window of Odocoileus virginianus isolate 20LAN1187 ecotype Illinois chromosome 2, Ovbor_1.2, whole genome shotgun sequence:
- the LOC110136648 gene encoding obg-like ATPase 1: protein MPTKKGGDGIKPPPTIGRFGTSLKIGIVGLPNVGKSTFFNVLTNSQASAENFPFCTIDPNESRVPVLDERFDFLCQYHKPASKIPAFLNVVDIAGLVKGAHNGQGLGNAFLSHISACDGIFHLTRAFEDDDITHVEGSVAPVRDIEIIHEELQLKDEEMIGPIIDKLEKVAVRGDKKLKPEYDIMCKVKSWVIDQKKPVQFYHDWNDKEIEVLNKHLFLTSKPMVYLVNLSEKDYIRKKNKWLIKIKEWVDKYDPGALVIPFSGALELRLQELSAEERQKYLEANMTQSALPEIIEAGFAALQLEYFFTAGPDEVRAWTIKKGMKAPQAAGKIHTDFEKGFIMAQVMKYEDFKEEGSENAVKAAGKYRQQGRNYIVEDGDIIFFKFNTSQQLKKK from the coding sequence ATGCCCACCAAaaagggaggtgatggaattaaaCCACCCCCAACCATTGGAAGATTTGGAACCTCCTTGAAAATTGGTATTGTTGGATTACCAAATGTTGGGAAATCTACCTTCTTCAATGTACTAACCAATAGTCAAGCTTCAGCGGAAAACTTCCCATTCTGCACTATTGATCCAAATGAGAGCAGAGTACCTGTGCTTGATGAAAGATTTGACTTTCTTTGCCAGTACCACAAACCAGCAAGCAAAATTCCTGCTTTTCTAAATGTAGTGGATATTGCTGGCCTTGTGAAAGGAGCTCACAATGGGCAAGGCCTGGGAAATGCCTTTTTATCCCATATTAGTGCCTGTGATGGAATCTTTCATTTAACACGTGCTTTTGAAGATGATGATATCACACATGTTGAAGGAAGTGTAGCTCCTGTTCGAGATATAGAAATAATACATGAAGAGCTTCAgcttaaagatgaggaaatgatTGGGCCCATTATAGATAAACTAGAGAAAGTGGCTGTGAGAGGAGATAAAAAACTAAAACCTGAATATGACATAATGTGCAAAGTCAAATCCTGGGTTATAGATCAAAAGAAACCTGTTCAATTCTATCATGATTGGAATGACAAAGAGATTGAAGTATTGAATAAACACTTATTTCTGACTTCAAAACCAATGGTCTACTTGGTTAATCTTTCTGAAAAAGACtacattagaaagaaaaacaaatggttgataaaaattaaagagtGGGTGGACAAGTATGACCCAGGTGCCTTGGTCATTCCTTTTAGTGGGGCCTTGGAACTCAGGTTGCAAGAATTGAGTGCTGAGGAGAGACAGAAGTATCTGGAAGCGAACATGACACAAAGCGCTTTGCCAGAGATCATTGAGGCTGGGTTTGCAGCACTCCAACTAGAATACTTTTTCACTGCAGGCCCAGATGAAGTGCGTGCATGGACCATCAAGAAAGGGATGAAGGCTCCTCAAGCTGCAGGAAAGATTCACACAGATTTTGAAAAAGGATTCATTATGGCTCAAGTAATGAAATACGAAGATTTTAAAGAGGAAGGTTCTGAAAATGCAGTCAAGGCTGCTGGAAAGTACAGACAACAAGGCAGAAATTATATTGTTGAAGATGGAGATATTATCTTCTTCAAATTTAATACATCTCAGcaactgaagaagaaataa